In the Arthrobacter sp. 31Y genome, one interval contains:
- a CDS encoding APC family permease, producing the protein MSEPSKKGPCKSDASGMDEFGYAQTLDRSIGKFASFAAGVSYISILTGVFQLFYFGFSTAGPAYAWSWPIVFVGQLMVALCFAELAGRYPVAGSVYNWAKRLSTGTWAWLAGWLLLLSSIMALGSVALALQITLPQIWSGFQLVGDGTGPYDFAVNGVLLASIMIGISTVINAFGVKLMTMINSVGVFVELVAAVLLIAALIWHSVRGPEVLLDTAGFGEEHPLGFFGVFLIAAMASGYVMYGFDTASSLGEETKDPKKTAPRAILRAVTASFLLGGLLLLGGILAAPDLSDPKLGAADGGLQYIVLSVLGGPFGKAFLACIVVAVVVCTLAVHAAAIRMMFAMARDNNLPFSRQLSKVHPTRKTPTVAAIVIGVVAVIPLIVNISQPAIFTILSSISIVLIYLSYLLVTVPLLRQRFLKKWPLKDDDTEPGFSLGKWGLPVNILAVLWGGAMTLNLVWPRPEIYNSVPPFEWYLQWGGVLFVAAVVIGGTLLYRLRIRHHTGVLAEHAALVTPEESPEVVTQNS; encoded by the coding sequence ATGTCAGAACCCAGCAAAAAAGGACCCTGCAAGAGCGATGCAAGCGGCATGGACGAGTTTGGCTATGCCCAAACCCTGGACCGCAGCATCGGTAAGTTTGCCAGCTTCGCCGCCGGCGTCAGTTACATCTCTATCCTCACCGGCGTTTTTCAACTGTTTTACTTCGGATTTTCGACGGCGGGACCCGCCTATGCGTGGTCGTGGCCCATTGTTTTCGTCGGCCAGCTCATGGTGGCCCTGTGTTTTGCGGAACTCGCTGGCCGCTACCCTGTGGCCGGTTCGGTCTACAACTGGGCCAAGAGGCTCTCCACCGGAACGTGGGCTTGGTTGGCGGGCTGGTTGCTGCTGCTCTCCTCCATCATGGCTTTGGGGTCCGTTGCTTTGGCCCTTCAAATCACCCTGCCGCAGATCTGGAGCGGCTTCCAACTGGTGGGCGACGGAACGGGCCCTTACGACTTTGCCGTCAACGGGGTCCTCCTGGCCAGCATCATGATCGGTATTTCCACGGTCATCAACGCGTTCGGCGTAAAACTCATGACCATGATCAACAGCGTGGGCGTGTTCGTGGAACTGGTGGCTGCTGTCCTGCTGATTGCGGCGCTCATTTGGCACTCCGTGCGCGGCCCTGAAGTGCTCCTGGATACTGCAGGTTTCGGCGAAGAACATCCGCTGGGCTTCTTTGGCGTGTTCCTTATTGCAGCCATGGCTTCGGGCTACGTCATGTACGGATTCGATACCGCCAGTTCCTTGGGCGAAGAAACCAAGGACCCCAAGAAGACGGCTCCCCGGGCAATCCTGCGCGCTGTCACGGCATCCTTCCTCCTGGGAGGGCTGCTCCTGCTGGGCGGAATCCTGGCCGCACCCGATCTTTCCGATCCCAAGCTCGGGGCCGCTGATGGCGGGTTGCAGTACATCGTGCTGTCGGTGCTGGGTGGCCCCTTCGGCAAGGCCTTCCTTGCGTGCATCGTGGTAGCAGTTGTGGTCTGTACTCTGGCCGTCCACGCAGCAGCCATCCGAATGATGTTTGCCATGGCCAGGGACAACAACCTTCCCTTCAGCCGTCAGCTCAGCAAAGTGCACCCCACCCGCAAAACCCCCACGGTGGCAGCAATCGTCATCGGCGTCGTTGCCGTCATTCCGCTGATCGTCAACATCTCACAGCCTGCCATCTTCACCATTCTCTCCAGCATCAGCATCGTCCTGATCTACCTGTCCTACCTGCTGGTGACCGTGCCCTTGCTGCGGCAAAGGTTCCTGAAGAAGTGGCCCCTTAAAGACGACGACACAGAACCGGGATTCAGCCTCGGCAAGTGGGGTCTCCCCGTCAACATCCTGGCTGTGCTGTGGGGCGGCGCCATGACGCTGAACCTGGTGTGGCCGCGGCCGGAGATTTACAACTCAGTGCCGCCCTTCGAGTGGTACCTGCAATGGGGCGGCGTCCTCTTTGTTGCGGCAGTAGTCATTGGCGGAACGCTCCTCTACCGTCTCCGCATCAGGCACCACACCGGGGTCCTGGCTGAGCACGCTGCCTTGGTCACGCCCGAGGAGTCCCCCGAGGTGGTAACTCAAAACTCCTAG
- a CDS encoding acyl-CoA dehydrogenase family protein, whose product MLDEKAAGTVTNGAASERVLPPYPEADLMHVIDLLPPEERARYLEIREFLQTRIRAASIDYWNREEFPFGLLADMAKFGLGGLQTDGSSKLFKGLMYTEVARADVSLSALVGIHNELIVGMIDELGSPEQKRKWLPGLEAFTQLGAFALTEPDHGSDIAGGLSTTARRDGGEWVINGAKRWIGAGTIADFALVWARDESDGHIKGFIVETDRPGYSATKISNKIGLRIMQNADIELDEVRIPVENLLPGATEFSRANDLLRDSRAWVGWQAAGIQLAAFDIARSYALERKQFGKELARFQLVQQQLADILGNANASLSMMVELARIQQAGKLEMVQAAMCKATTTRLARSSVAMGRSLLGGNGITTDYEMAKLFGDAEILYTYEGSYEINSMIVARAVTGKSAFV is encoded by the coding sequence ATGCTCGACGAAAAAGCTGCCGGCACCGTTACCAACGGTGCGGCATCAGAACGCGTCCTGCCTCCTTACCCGGAGGCGGACTTGATGCACGTCATTGACCTGCTCCCCCCGGAGGAGCGCGCCCGGTACCTGGAGATCAGGGAGTTCCTGCAGACACGGATCCGAGCTGCGAGCATCGACTACTGGAACCGGGAGGAGTTCCCGTTCGGGCTGCTGGCGGACATGGCCAAGTTCGGGCTGGGCGGGCTTCAAACCGACGGTTCCTCAAAACTGTTCAAGGGCCTCATGTACACCGAGGTGGCCCGCGCGGATGTGTCGCTATCGGCGCTGGTGGGGATCCACAATGAGCTCATTGTCGGCATGATTGACGAGCTTGGTTCCCCTGAGCAAAAGCGGAAGTGGCTGCCCGGGCTGGAGGCTTTTACCCAGCTGGGAGCCTTCGCGCTCACTGAGCCGGACCACGGCTCGGACATCGCCGGAGGACTTTCGACGACGGCGCGGCGCGACGGCGGCGAATGGGTCATCAACGGTGCCAAGCGCTGGATCGGGGCCGGGACGATTGCCGACTTCGCGTTGGTGTGGGCCCGGGACGAATCCGACGGCCACATCAAGGGCTTCATCGTGGAGACGGACCGCCCCGGGTACTCGGCCACCAAGATCTCGAACAAGATCGGCCTGCGCATCATGCAGAATGCGGACATCGAGTTGGATGAGGTGCGCATTCCTGTGGAGAACCTCCTGCCGGGTGCCACGGAGTTCTCCCGCGCCAACGATCTTTTGCGAGATTCCCGGGCCTGGGTGGGATGGCAGGCTGCGGGCATTCAGCTCGCCGCCTTTGATATTGCCCGTTCCTACGCCTTGGAGCGCAAGCAATTCGGCAAGGAACTGGCACGCTTTCAGTTGGTGCAACAGCAGCTCGCCGACATTCTGGGCAACGCCAATGCTTCGCTGTCCATGATGGTGGAGCTTGCCCGGATCCAGCAGGCCGGGAAACTCGAAATGGTGCAGGCCGCCATGTGCAAGGCCACCACCACTCGGCTCGCCCGCTCGTCCGTTGCCATGGGCCGTTCTTTGCTGGGAGGGAACGGCATCACCACGGACTACGAGATGGCCAAGCTCTTTGGCGACGCCGAAATCCTCTACACCTACGAGGGCAGTTACGAGATCAACTCCATGATCGTGGCCCGCGCGGTGACGGGGAAATCGGCGTTCGTCTGA
- a CDS encoding GNAT family N-acetyltransferase, with protein MTKRYFFSAETDRVDRARVHQWLSEQSYWAQDRAREKQDAAMDASRNYGVYDIESGEQVAYGRVVTDGVTFAWLCDVFVATEARGQGIGKMLAAGVMADLEPLDLKRILLSTADAHGLYAKYGFTELSEPSKIMALKAGERSTIS; from the coding sequence ATGACTAAGCGCTATTTCTTCTCCGCCGAAACGGACAGAGTTGATCGTGCCCGCGTGCACCAGTGGCTCAGCGAGCAGTCCTATTGGGCACAAGACCGGGCTCGTGAGAAACAGGATGCAGCGATGGACGCCTCTCGGAACTACGGGGTGTACGACATCGAGTCTGGCGAGCAGGTGGCTTATGGTCGCGTCGTGACTGACGGTGTGACGTTCGCGTGGCTCTGCGACGTATTCGTCGCAACCGAAGCCCGCGGTCAAGGCATCGGCAAGATGCTAGCCGCTGGCGTAATGGCGGATCTGGAACCTCTAGACCTGAAACGCATTCTGCTTTCAACTGCCGATGCGCACGGTCTTTACGCCAAATACGGCTTCACCGAGCTAAGCGAGCCATCGAAAATCATGGCGCTGAAAGCTGGGGAACGATCAACCATAAGCTGA
- a CDS encoding aldehyde dehydrogenase family protein: MTQATFSDSASTLFINGAWEPAASGAVREIRNPADGELVATVSEAGREDAERAISAAREAFDSGVWASVPAPERGAFLLKVAAELRERREKFARAESLDTGKRIIESRIDIDDIAACFEYFGRLAGQSAGRVVDAGDPAVVSKIVYEPVGVCGLITPWNYPLLQAAWKIAPALAAGCTFVLKPAELTPSTAILAMQLLQDLGLPDGVANLVTGPGAQAGAPLSEHPDIDLVSFTGGLETGKRIAAAAAGTVKKVALELGGKNPNVVFADADFDAAVDNALNGAFVHSGQVCSAGARLVVEESIAERFVDELVRKAQGIRIGGPFDESAETGPLISAAHREKVDAYVQRGVAEGARLRCGGAAPEGETFDAGFYYQPTVLDRVTRGMSVVIDEAFGPVVTVETFRTEDEAIATANDTIYGLAGAVWTQDAGKAQRVAGRLRHGTVWINDYHPYLPQAEWGGFGQSGVGRELGPTGLGEYQEAKHIYQNTSPQVTGWFADHGKEK, encoded by the coding sequence ATGACCCAAGCCACATTTTCCGATTCCGCCTCCACACTTTTCATCAACGGCGCGTGGGAACCGGCCGCTTCCGGCGCGGTGCGCGAGATCCGCAACCCGGCCGACGGCGAACTGGTCGCCACCGTCTCCGAAGCCGGCCGCGAGGACGCCGAACGCGCCATTTCCGCAGCCCGCGAGGCCTTCGACTCGGGCGTCTGGGCGTCGGTCCCCGCTCCGGAGCGCGGCGCCTTCCTCCTCAAGGTGGCCGCGGAACTTCGCGAACGCCGGGAAAAGTTCGCCCGCGCCGAATCCCTGGACACCGGCAAGCGCATCATCGAAAGCCGCATCGACATTGACGACATCGCCGCCTGCTTCGAATACTTCGGACGCCTCGCCGGGCAGTCGGCGGGCCGCGTAGTGGACGCCGGGGATCCCGCCGTCGTGAGCAAAATCGTCTACGAGCCCGTGGGCGTCTGCGGCCTGATCACGCCGTGGAACTACCCGCTGCTGCAGGCCGCGTGGAAGATCGCGCCCGCGCTGGCCGCTGGCTGCACCTTCGTCCTGAAGCCCGCCGAGCTGACCCCGTCCACCGCGATCCTTGCCATGCAGCTGCTGCAGGACCTGGGCCTGCCGGACGGCGTCGCCAACTTGGTAACAGGCCCCGGCGCTCAAGCGGGCGCACCACTTTCTGAGCACCCCGACATTGACCTGGTTTCCTTCACCGGCGGCCTGGAAACTGGCAAACGCATCGCCGCAGCCGCAGCCGGCACAGTGAAAAAGGTGGCGCTGGAGCTCGGCGGCAAGAACCCCAACGTCGTGTTTGCTGACGCTGACTTCGACGCTGCCGTCGACAATGCCCTCAACGGCGCCTTTGTGCACTCAGGCCAGGTCTGCTCCGCCGGTGCGCGGCTGGTGGTGGAGGAGTCCATCGCCGAACGCTTCGTGGACGAACTGGTTCGCAAGGCACAGGGCATCCGCATAGGCGGCCCGTTCGATGAGTCTGCCGAAACCGGACCGCTGATTTCCGCTGCCCACCGCGAGAAGGTGGACGCTTACGTTCAGCGTGGCGTGGCCGAAGGCGCGCGGCTGCGGTGCGGAGGCGCGGCCCCTGAAGGCGAAACGTTCGACGCCGGGTTCTACTACCAGCCCACCGTCCTGGACCGCGTGACCCGGGGAATGTCGGTAGTCATCGACGAAGCCTTTGGCCCGGTAGTAACAGTAGAGACTTTCCGCACGGAAGACGAAGCCATAGCCACCGCCAACGACACCATCTACGGACTGGCGGGCGCGGTCTGGACCCAGGATGCCGGCAAGGCCCAGCGGGTCGCGGGCCGTTTGCGCCACGGCACGGTGTGGATCAACGACTACCACCCCTACCTTCCGCAGGCCGAGTGGGGCGGCTTCGGCCAGTCCGGCGTAGGCCGCGAACTCGGCCCCACCGGACTGGGTGAATACCAGGAAGCCAAGCACATCTACCAGAACACCAGCCCGCAGGTGACCGGCTGGTTCGCAGACCACGGCAAGGAGAAATAG
- a CDS encoding TetR/AcrR family transcriptional regulator, producing MGTSTVKSGEQVDRQKRILDAALELLSRHGISGINMRAVAREAGVALGLVNYYYEDKSSLIRAVLHQIEEHDLLLVEPLATSTPDEQLRESLRRVADPGLLTTPYLSLRLHLWALAQADEDFARINAAAFERYLQGLAALIGNAVPGLSPEECRDRAADVVVVQNGMWLTTLLGIDKAAIQRGIARTEEIAFASR from the coding sequence ATGGGTACAAGCACCGTGAAATCCGGCGAACAGGTTGACAGGCAGAAACGCATTCTCGACGCGGCCCTGGAACTGCTGTCCCGCCACGGCATTTCAGGCATCAACATGCGCGCTGTGGCGCGTGAAGCCGGCGTCGCTCTGGGGCTTGTGAACTACTACTACGAAGACAAATCGAGCCTGATCCGCGCGGTGCTCCACCAGATCGAAGAGCACGACCTCCTGCTGGTGGAGCCGCTGGCTACGTCAACACCGGACGAGCAACTCCGGGAGTCACTGCGACGTGTTGCGGATCCCGGTCTTCTGACCACACCGTACCTATCCCTCCGACTTCATCTGTGGGCCCTCGCCCAGGCGGATGAGGACTTTGCACGCATCAATGCCGCAGCCTTTGAGAGGTACCTCCAAGGGCTCGCGGCCTTGATCGGCAACGCCGTTCCCGGGCTGTCACCTGAGGAATGCCGGGACCGTGCGGCCGACGTCGTTGTGGTGCAGAACGGCATGTGGCTCACCACGCTGCTGGGGATCGACAAGGCAGCCATCCAGCGCGGTATTGCCCGGACGGAAGAGATCGCTTTCGCCTCTCGCTGA
- a CDS encoding AMP-binding protein has translation MTVTDDFRAARDRLLELREDYKLAHAEFQWPRFEEFNFALDWFDQIAADETRGNKPALVIVEQDGSSTRRTFKDLSQRSSQLANWLREQGVKRGDHMIIMLGNQVELWELMLAGIKLGIVMIPTTTLMGARDLQDRVERGGATWVAVGSANIGKFADVEGGYTLIEVGSGRTTSGAKQYADSYDAGTDFTPDAPTRADETLLLYFTSGTTSRAKLVEHTHTSYPVGHLSTMYWIGLEPGDVHLNVASPGWAKHAWSNVFTPWIAEATVFIYNYERFDAAALMNQMGREGVTSFCAPPTVWRMLIQADLTQLTRPPLKVVSAGEPLNAEVIGQVEKAWGVTIRDGFGQTESTVQIANTPAQAVKIGSMGRPLPGYDVVLVDPFTGQEGDDGELCLRLDPRPVGLMKSYFGDETKTAEAFRDGYYHTGDMASRDSNGVITYVGRDDDVFKSSDYRLSPFELESVLIEHPAVAEAAVVPSPDAVKLSVPKAFVVLAAGYEAGPAVAEDILKYCREHLAPFKRIRRLEFGELPKTISGKIRRVELRGTEVARHGDGPLPTGLGVEYTEDEFPNLKD, from the coding sequence ATGACAGTCACAGACGACTTCCGTGCGGCCCGGGACAGGCTGCTGGAACTGCGCGAAGACTACAAACTGGCCCATGCCGAGTTCCAATGGCCACGCTTTGAGGAATTCAACTTCGCCCTCGACTGGTTCGACCAGATCGCGGCAGACGAGACTAGAGGCAACAAGCCAGCACTGGTGATCGTGGAACAGGACGGCAGCTCCACGCGCCGCACATTCAAGGACCTCTCCCAGCGCTCCTCCCAACTCGCCAACTGGCTCCGGGAGCAAGGAGTCAAACGCGGCGACCACATGATCATCATGCTCGGCAACCAGGTTGAGCTGTGGGAACTCATGCTGGCCGGCATCAAACTCGGCATCGTCATGATCCCCACCACCACCCTCATGGGCGCCCGCGATCTTCAGGACCGGGTGGAGCGCGGCGGGGCCACCTGGGTGGCGGTCGGAAGCGCCAACATCGGCAAGTTTGCCGACGTCGAGGGCGGGTACACGCTGATCGAGGTTGGATCCGGGAGAACCACCTCAGGGGCGAAACAGTACGCGGATTCATACGACGCCGGCACGGACTTTACGCCCGACGCCCCCACTCGCGCCGACGAGACGCTGCTCCTCTACTTCACCTCCGGCACCACCTCCCGCGCCAAACTGGTGGAGCACACCCATACGTCCTACCCGGTGGGCCACCTGTCCACCATGTATTGGATTGGCCTGGAACCAGGAGACGTCCACCTGAACGTCGCCTCCCCCGGCTGGGCGAAGCACGCCTGGTCCAACGTCTTCACACCGTGGATCGCCGAGGCCACCGTCTTCATTTACAACTACGAACGCTTCGACGCAGCCGCGCTCATGAACCAGATGGGCCGTGAAGGTGTCACGAGTTTCTGCGCTCCCCCAACGGTCTGGCGCATGCTCATCCAGGCCGACCTCACCCAACTCACCCGCCCTCCACTGAAGGTGGTCTCTGCCGGAGAACCACTCAACGCCGAGGTCATCGGCCAAGTGGAGAAGGCCTGGGGCGTCACCATCCGCGACGGTTTCGGCCAGACGGAATCCACGGTCCAGATCGCCAACACGCCTGCCCAAGCGGTGAAGATCGGCTCCATGGGCCGGCCGCTCCCCGGATACGACGTGGTCCTGGTTGACCCGTTCACCGGGCAAGAAGGCGACGACGGCGAGCTCTGCTTGCGCTTGGACCCCCGGCCCGTAGGGCTCATGAAGAGCTACTTCGGAGACGAAACCAAGACAGCCGAAGCTTTCCGCGATGGCTACTATCACACGGGCGACATGGCCAGCCGGGACTCCAACGGTGTCATTACGTACGTGGGCCGCGATGACGACGTCTTCAAGTCCTCCGACTACCGGTTGTCGCCTTTCGAACTCGAAAGCGTCCTGATCGAACACCCCGCAGTGGCGGAAGCCGCCGTCGTGCCTTCGCCTGATGCAGTGAAACTGTCGGTGCCCAAGGCGTTCGTCGTGCTGGCCGCGGGCTACGAAGCCGGGCCGGCGGTTGCCGAGGACATTCTGAAGTATTGCCGCGAGCACTTGGCGCCGTTCAAGCGCATCCGGCGGCTGGAATTCGGCGAGCTGCCCAAGACGATTTCCGGCAAAATCAGGCGCGTGGAGCTGCGCGGCACGGAAGTAGCCAGGCACGGCGACGGTCCGCTGCCCACCGGTTTGGGCGTGGAGTACACCGAGGATGAGTTCCCGAATCTGAAAGACTAG
- a CDS encoding MarR family winged helix-turn-helix transcriptional regulator produces the protein MGTPLPRDPIADAQRNWERHGWGDVAAPMAAITAIMRTQQILLARIETVLKPFGLTFARYELLALLSFARSGALPMNKASALLQVHPTSVTNAVDRLEKAALVARSPHPTDGRTTLIELTAEGRTLAKKATAALNAEVFGKSGFGPDDVDHLIRVLGTFRRDAGDFTEE, from the coding sequence ATGGGCACCCCCCTCCCCCGCGATCCCATCGCCGACGCCCAGCGCAACTGGGAACGGCATGGCTGGGGCGACGTCGCCGCGCCCATGGCTGCCATCACCGCGATCATGCGCACGCAACAGATTTTGCTTGCGCGCATCGAAACAGTGCTCAAACCGTTTGGCCTGACGTTCGCACGCTACGAGCTGCTCGCACTGCTGAGTTTTGCCCGCAGCGGTGCGCTTCCCATGAACAAAGCCAGCGCGCTCCTACAGGTTCATCCCACCTCGGTGACTAACGCCGTCGACCGCTTGGAGAAAGCCGCCCTGGTGGCGCGTTCCCCGCACCCAACAGACGGGCGCACCACCCTGATCGAGCTCACCGCAGAGGGCAGAACCCTGGCCAAGAAGGCGACGGCGGCGCTCAACGCGGAGGTCTTCGGCAAGTCCGGCTTCGGCCCCGACGACGTCGATCACCTCATCCGCGTACTGGGCACCTTCCGCAGGGATGCCGGGGATTTCACGGAGGAATAG
- a CDS encoding GMC family oxidoreductase, whose amino-acid sequence MHVDNIENLSERGFDYVVIGGGSAGAAVAARLSEDPAVTVALVEAGPDDRNLPEILQLDRWMELLESGYDWDYPVEPQENGNSFMRHARAKVMGGCSSHNSCIAFWAPREDLDEWESKYGATGWNAGAAWPLYQRLETNEDAGPDAPHHGDSGPVHLMNVPPADPAGVALLDACEQTGIPRATFNDGTTVINGANFFQINRRSDGTRSSSSVSYIHPIVDRENFTLLTGLRARQLLFDADKRCTGVDVVDSAFGRTHRLNAHREVILSTGAIDSPKLLMLSGIGPAAHLDQHGIEVLVDSPGVGEHLQDHPEGVVQFEAKQPMVQTSTQWWEIGIFTPTEEGLDRPDLMMHYGSVPFDMNTLRYGYPTTENGFSLTPNVTHARSRGTVRLRSRDFRDKPMVDPRYFTDPDGHDMRVMVAGIRKAREIAGQPAMAEWTGRELSPGIEAQTDEELQDYIRKTHNTVYHPVGTVRMGASGDEMSPLDPELRVKGVTGLRVADASVMPEHVTVNPNITVMMIGERCADLIKAEFSASRTEETTTTEADFSFSHA is encoded by the coding sequence ATGCACGTTGACAACATCGAGAACCTCAGCGAGCGCGGGTTCGATTACGTCGTCATTGGCGGAGGATCTGCCGGAGCTGCCGTGGCCGCCCGGCTGAGCGAGGACCCTGCCGTCACCGTTGCTTTGGTGGAAGCTGGCCCGGATGACCGGAACCTGCCAGAAATTCTGCAGCTGGACCGATGGATGGAACTGTTGGAATCAGGGTACGACTGGGACTACCCGGTGGAACCGCAGGAAAACGGCAACTCCTTCATGCGCCATGCCCGCGCCAAGGTCATGGGTGGCTGCTCCAGCCACAACTCCTGTATCGCTTTTTGGGCTCCCCGCGAAGACCTGGACGAGTGGGAGTCAAAATACGGCGCCACCGGCTGGAATGCTGGTGCCGCCTGGCCTTTGTACCAGCGTCTGGAAACCAACGAGGACGCCGGACCGGACGCTCCCCACCATGGCGATTCCGGCCCGGTGCACTTGATGAACGTGCCCCCGGCGGACCCCGCCGGAGTCGCGCTCCTGGATGCTTGCGAACAGACTGGCATCCCGCGGGCAACGTTCAATGACGGCACCACCGTCATCAACGGTGCCAACTTCTTCCAGATCAACCGTCGCTCGGATGGCACACGTTCTTCCAGTTCGGTCTCTTACATTCACCCCATCGTGGACCGGGAGAACTTCACGCTGCTGACCGGCTTGCGGGCCCGCCAACTGCTGTTCGACGCGGACAAGCGCTGCACCGGCGTCGACGTCGTGGACTCGGCCTTCGGCCGGACGCACAGGCTGAACGCCCATCGCGAGGTCATCCTGTCTACTGGCGCAATCGACTCCCCCAAGCTGCTCATGCTGTCCGGCATAGGCCCGGCCGCTCATTTGGACCAGCATGGCATTGAGGTGCTGGTGGATTCCCCCGGCGTCGGCGAGCACCTGCAGGACCACCCGGAGGGCGTGGTGCAGTTCGAGGCCAAGCAGCCCATGGTTCAGACCTCCACCCAGTGGTGGGAAATCGGCATCTTCACTCCCACCGAGGAGGGTCTGGACCGTCCGGACCTGATGATGCATTACGGCTCCGTCCCCTTCGACATGAACACCCTGCGCTACGGTTACCCCACCACGGAGAACGGCTTCAGCCTGACACCGAACGTCACGCACGCGCGTTCCCGCGGGACTGTTCGCCTGCGTAGCCGGGACTTCCGCGACAAGCCCATGGTGGACCCCAGGTACTTCACCGATCCGGACGGGCACGACATGCGCGTCATGGTGGCTGGTATCCGCAAAGCCCGGGAAATCGCCGGGCAGCCGGCCATGGCCGAATGGACCGGACGGGAACTCTCCCCCGGCATCGAGGCACAGACTGACGAGGAACTGCAGGACTACATCCGCAAAACACACAACACCGTTTACCACCCCGTGGGCACCGTCCGCATGGGAGCTTCGGGCGACGAGATGTCGCCCCTGGATCCCGAATTGCGGGTCAAGGGCGTTACCGGATTGCGCGTGGCAGACGCCTCCGTCATGCCGGAACACGTCACCGTGAACCCCAACATCACCGTGATGATGATCGGCGAGCGCTGTGCGGACCTCATCAAGGCCGAGTTCAGTGCCAGCCGAACGGAGGAAACCACGACGACGGAGGCAGACTTCAGCTTCTCCCACGCCTGA
- a CDS encoding molybdopterin-dependent oxidoreductase, whose amino-acid sequence MKKLGLRTKGPETMAALAGVVSAAVVLAVAELIGAFFTARATPVFALGSTFIDFTPSWMKDFAIATFGTNDKAALFVGMGLTIALLACVLGVVAYKKWALGVLGVLFMGAVIVAAVTTRAGVGPADAIPSIVGTIAGLFVLRRLIKPLWGLKAWPEAPADVAADADNQVGGAGTSRRRFFAAAGITAVAAGIAATGGRLLGAARNNIAQARDALTLPSPIKAAPPVPAGVQSPVAGVFPWLTPNNEFYRIDTALSVPEINVKDWVLRVHGMVEKEVTLTFQDLLDADLIESHVTLTCVSNPVGGKLAGNAKWLGMPIREVLAMAKPKDGADMVLSTSIDGFSASTPLEVLQDDRDAMLAIGMNDEPLPIEHGYPVRMVVPGLYGFVSATKWVVDLEVTRFADSKAYWTERGWSERGPIKTMARVDVPGSFAKLKAGKVAVGGTAWAQTRGITKVEVQIDDGDWVEATLSTEASTITWRQWSYEWDATPGMHYVKARATDSTGEVQTDKRADPVPDGASGWQSVAVTVE is encoded by the coding sequence ATGAAAAAGCTCGGACTCCGGACCAAAGGCCCCGAAACCATGGCAGCGTTGGCAGGCGTGGTATCGGCCGCCGTCGTGCTGGCCGTTGCCGAGCTGATCGGCGCATTCTTTACCGCCAGGGCAACCCCGGTGTTCGCGCTGGGATCCACGTTCATCGATTTCACTCCTTCATGGATGAAGGACTTTGCGATTGCCACATTCGGTACCAATGACAAAGCCGCACTGTTCGTAGGCATGGGCCTTACCATCGCCCTGCTTGCCTGCGTTCTGGGCGTTGTGGCCTACAAGAAGTGGGCGCTGGGCGTCCTGGGTGTGCTGTTCATGGGTGCCGTGATTGTTGCCGCCGTCACCACCCGCGCCGGCGTTGGACCCGCCGACGCCATCCCTTCAATCGTGGGAACCATCGCAGGCCTCTTCGTCCTGCGCCGCCTTATCAAGCCGTTGTGGGGGTTGAAAGCGTGGCCGGAAGCCCCGGCAGACGTAGCCGCCGACGCCGACAACCAGGTTGGCGGCGCCGGCACCAGCCGCCGTCGTTTCTTCGCCGCCGCCGGTATCACCGCCGTCGCCGCCGGAATCGCGGCAACCGGTGGGCGGCTGCTGGGTGCCGCACGCAACAACATAGCTCAGGCCCGTGATGCTCTCACGCTGCCGTCGCCCATCAAGGCTGCGCCCCCTGTTCCAGCCGGCGTCCAGTCCCCGGTTGCGGGAGTCTTCCCCTGGCTGACGCCGAACAACGAGTTCTACCGCATTGATACCGCCCTGAGTGTCCCGGAAATTAACGTCAAGGACTGGGTACTGCGGGTGCACGGAATGGTTGAGAAGGAAGTAACCCTCACCTTCCAGGATCTGCTCGACGCCGACCTGATCGAATCGCACGTCACCCTCACCTGCGTCTCCAATCCCGTAGGCGGAAAGCTCGCCGGAAATGCCAAATGGTTGGGCATGCCCATCCGAGAAGTCCTGGCCATGGCCAAACCGAAGGACGGCGCGGACATGGTGCTCTCAACATCCATTGACGGCTTCAGCGCCTCCACTCCGCTGGAAGTCCTGCAGGATGACCGCGATGCCATGCTGGCCATCGGCATGAACGACGAACCCCTTCCCATCGAGCACGGATACCCCGTACGGATGGTGGTTCCGGGCCTGTACGGCTTCGTCTCCGCCACCAAATGGGTGGTGGACCTGGAAGTCACCCGCTTCGCAGACAGCAAGGCGTACTGGACGGAACGCGGCTGGTCAGAGCGCGGCCCCATCAAGACCATGGCACGTGTGGACGTGCCCGGGTCCTTCGCGAAGTTGAAGGCAGGGAAGGTGGCCGTGGGCGGCACCGCATGGGCGCAGACCCGCGGAATCACCAAGGTGGAAGTACAGATCGACGACGGCGACTGGGTGGAAGCAACACTTTCCACCGAAGCATCCACCATCACGTGGCGCCAGTGGTCCTACGAATGGGATGCCACGCCCGGCATGCACTACGTCAAGGCCCGCGCCACCGACAGCACCGGGGAAGTTCAGACGGACAAGCGCGCCGACCCCGTGCCTGACGGGGCCTCGGGCTGGCAGTCGGTGGCAGTGACGGTGGAGTAG